A region of the Zhihengliuella halotolerans genome:
GCTTCTCGCCGAACCGACCGATCAGGGTATCCGCAAGGACTTTGGCGCCGCCGGAGATCTCGACGAGGCGGCCGAGCATCGCGCCGAGGCCGACGAGGAGTGCCACGGCCGCGAGCGTCGAACCGAAGCCCTGCGTCAACGTCGAGACCACGTCACCGGCGGGAATACCCGTGGCGAAAGCGGTCAACAGGCTGACCAGGATCAGCGCAACGAAGGCGTGTACGCGCAGTTTGATGATGAGGAAGAGCAGGACGAGGATTGCGGCGGCGGCGATGCCGAGCAGGGGTCCCGCCCCGAGGGTTTGAGTCCAACCTTCAATGGTCATGGGATTCTCCGGATGGTCGAAGTGGTGGTGATGATCGGTCAGGCGTTGACGCCGCGCAGCACCTGAAGTGCCGCGTCGAGGAGTGCGTCGGGGGTCTTGTCGTTGACGAGCACCGCGCCGGGCTCATCGTCGGTCAGCGGCTCGAGGGTGGAGAGCTGGCTTGGCAGGAGGCTCGGCGGCATGAAGTGCCCGCTGCGCTGCGAGATGCGCTCGCTCAGCAGCTCCGGTGTCCCGCTGACGTGCAGGAAAACGACGTCGCCGTCGGCCTCGCGGAGCAGGTCGCGATAGCTGTGCTTGAGGGCGGAGCAGGTGACGATGGTGCCGCCCGCCTGGTTCCGCGACATCCAGTCGCGGATCTCCCGCAGCCACGGCCAGCGGTCCTCGTCCGTCAGTGGCGTCCCGTTGCGCATCTTGTCGATATTGGCCCGGGGGTGGAACTCATCCGCTTCGGCGTAGGGCCAGCCGAGTTCCTCGGCCAGCATCTGGGCCAAGGTGGTCTTTCCGGACCCGGCGACACCCATCACCACCACGTGGGTAGCTGGTTCGGTGCGTGTGCTTGCCATCTTGACTCCTTCTGGGCGGCGGTGGCCAGGCGCCCGAGCGGCGCGGAATGTGATCTACCTTATAGGCGTTACACAAAGATAACATCTTTTTGTGATTAAGGTAATACCTTTGTCATGAGTTGTTCGTGTAGGAGCTTGCGCCAATGCCCAATCCCGGCTGTGACCTCAGCGCATGCGGAGGGCGCGACGAATCTCGCTAGGATCGATGTCATGCCGAACGACGACGTTGCCGCCCTGCTCCAGAACCCCATCCTCGAGGTTCTGGGCCGCGAGATCGTCGACGGCGTCCTCACGTCGGGCGATCGTCTCACCCTGGAGACCTTGCAGGAGCGCTTCGGCGTCTCCCGGACGGTCATGCGCGACTGCATGCGCGTCCTCGAATCCCTGCGCATGGTCGTCTCGCGCCGCCGCGTCGGCCTCGTCGTCCAGGAACCCGATGCGTGGAACAAGTTCGACCGTCGCGTCATCCGGTGGCGCCTCGCCGGGCCGGGGCGCGAGGAGCAGTTCACCGAGCTCACCGAACTGCGCATCGCCGTCGAACCGCTCTCCGCGGCCCGCACCGCGCGCGGAGCGAGCGCCGTGGTGCGGGACCGGCTCACGGAACTGGCCGCGAACATGCGCCGACTCGGCGAGGCCGGGCAGCTCGAGGAGTTCCTCGAGGCGGACATCGAATTCCATCAGCTGCTGCTGCGCTCGAGCGGGAACTCGATGTTCGCGCAGCTCGACGGCGTCATCGCCGAGGTTCTGACCGGGCGCACCCAGCAGGGATTGATGCCGTTCCACCCGCGTGCGGAGGCCCTCGCCGAGCACGAGGCCGTCGCCGACGCAGTCGCCCGCCGCGACCCGGAAGCCGCGGAGCGCCATATGCAGGTGCTCGTCGACGAGGTCCGGCGGGCGATGGATTCACCCAACCCGGCCGACGGCAAATGAAGCTGTTGCCGCCGGGCGATGGCGGTGGCGTGGGTGCGATCCAGTCACAGTTTGGCCGCGTGCTGGTTGATCAGAGGAATCGGTGAGGAATTCAGGAGAGAGCACCCCGGAGGGAATCCGCTGGGCTTCTTACGCTTCGACGGAAGATCCGCTCGAGAGTCCCGAATACAGGGACTACGTTCTGGGGAACACTTTCAGCCACGTGCCTACGGAAGACGGTCGACGGCTGATTGCAGACGCAAGCCGAGAGCGACTGGCCGCCGCCGGTCGTGCAATCCCCCAAAGTTCCGAGGAGATGCTGGCAGAACTGGTCAAGTACTACCGGGAGCACAGGCCGTCAATGCCGGGCGAGGCGGAAGCCTCCATCGTGATCGCCGTTGCAGCTGCTGTCGTGGCATCGGCCCGTGCGGCGGGTACCCACTGGATCATGGGCGCCAAGGGGTGGCCGGTCCTGGCGGATCGCGACGGTCGGGAGCGCTTCGATGCACTGTGCGCCGCCTACGACTCCGTCTACCGCAACGGAGAGCATCCGCTCGTCCTGCTCGACCATACGTTCCCTGCTTCAGCCTGATCCCAGCCGCGCCCGATAGATTGGGTCCATGCGCGTTCCCGATTCTCAGCCCTTCGTCCCGGTAATCCTCGGCGGCGACATCGGCACCTACTCCCTCGCTCGCGAGTTTCACGAGGCCTACGGCGCCGTGAGCGTCGCCGTGCCCGCCGGTGGGAACGGCGTGATTGAGCACTCCGTGGCCGTCGACGTCCGTCCGGCCGGGACCATGGAGGAGGACGACGTCGTCGCGCACCTCCAGGAGCTGGCCCGCGAACTGGGTGCCGGCCGCGCCCGCCCGCTGCTGCTGTTCGGCTCGCTCGACCTGCACGTCACGATGATCACGCGGAACCGCGCCGAGCTGGAACCGGCCTACACGATCCCGTACGTCTCGCTCGAGATGATCGAGATGGCCGCGCTCAAGGAGAAC
Encoded here:
- a CDS encoding gluconokinase, whose amino-acid sequence is MASTRTEPATHVVVMGVAGSGKTTLAQMLAEELGWPYAEADEFHPRANIDKMRNGTPLTDEDRWPWLREIRDWMSRNQAGGTIVTCSALKHSYRDLLREADGDVVFLHVSGTPELLSERISQRSGHFMPPSLLPSQLSTLEPLTDDEPGAVLVNDKTPDALLDAALQVLRGVNA
- a CDS encoding FadR/GntR family transcriptional regulator, with protein sequence MPNDDVAALLQNPILEVLGREIVDGVLTSGDRLTLETLQERFGVSRTVMRDCMRVLESLRMVVSRRRVGLVVQEPDAWNKFDRRVIRWRLAGPGREEQFTELTELRIAVEPLSAARTARGASAVVRDRLTELAANMRRLGEAGQLEEFLEADIEFHQLLLRSSGNSMFAQLDGVIAEVLTGRTQQGLMPFHPRAEALAEHEAVADAVARRDPEAAERHMQVLVDEVRRAMDSPNPADGK